In Marasmius oreades isolate 03SP1 chromosome 3, whole genome shotgun sequence, a single window of DNA contains:
- a CDS encoding uncharacterized protein (CAZy:AA5), with the protein MFSSLPLLALGLATITSSTLAVTPGSFTDGGNTQVSAMMMFVGNDEKVYLVDKAEGNKAQINGHPAWGAVWDINTHQVDLMDIKTNVFCASGMHLPNGSYATFGGNGAVGPGGNIGSQRNPGGASAAFDATYQNYDGSKSIRLLNPCGSSDNFASSDCQWFDNPGVLSMQKQRWYSAAEPLGDGTIALIGGFVNGGYINRNYPNTDPAFEGGAAEPTYEFYPANGRKAEVMQFMIKTSGLNSYAHTFMMPSGKMFVQANVSTMLWDPQTNTETALPEMPGGVARVYPASGAVAMLPLTPANNYNPTILLCGGSDMPDDAWGDYGKPQIDTWNYPASADCQRITPEPLDGSAPKYEQDDDMLETRTMGQFIILPTGQLLVVNGGLNGTAGYADHTGQTALYGDMPFGMSLASGPVGTPALYDPNAKAGRRWTNTGLQTSNIARLYHSSAILLPDTSVLIAGSNPNVDVNLTTHFPTEYRAEIFYPPYFSASTRPQPSGIPTTLTYGGDSFDVTIPASSYSGSSNSAADNTRVSVLRPGWTTHAMNMGQRYLQLNNTYTVNKDGSLTLHVSQMPPNANIFQPGPAWVYVTINGIPSNGTLVRVGSGRIETQPLLSVSALPGSKRLDSASGTADSSTTGGNGKKSGGSLSTGTLIAIIVGGVVALGIIGALVGICISRRRRAAARQEPIATPSATPTPYSMSAATVSPVGPASAGYGNDYGHANSGYGGHPYGQTHGQNHYQGPVPNDSQVYVPYKQDYNGSQQWDRSNTSSPNHYSQYRDNGMSMEVDPYTTDQRMSPSPHPQQPHGGRYHY; encoded by the exons ATGTTCTCATCTCTACCTTTGCTCGCCCTTGGGCTGGCAACCATAACCTCCTCAACGCTGGCAGTCACTCCAGGGTCCTTTACAGATGGAGGCAATACTCAAGTCAGTGCTATGATG ATGTTCGTCGGTAACGACGAAAAAGTCTACCTCGTGGATAAAGCAGAGGGAAACAAAGCCCAAATAAATGGTCATCCTGCCTGGGGCGCTGTGTG GGACATTAACACCCACCAGGTTGACCTGATGGATATCAAGACAAATGTTTTCTGTGCATCCGGAATGCATCTACCAAATGGCTCTTACGCAACTTTCGGTGGTAATGGTGCTGTCGGTCCTGGTGGTAACATAGGGTCGCAGAGGAATCCTGGTGGTGCTTCCGCAGCATTCGATGCTACCTATCAAAACTACGACGGTTCTAAATCCATTCGGCTTCTTAATCCCTGTGGATCTTCCGACAACTTTGCCTCTTCCGACTGTCAGTGGTTTGACAATCCTGGGGTATTGTCAATGCAAAAACAACGATGGTATTCAGCAGCTGAGCCCCTCGGTGATGGGACGATCGCTCTTATTGGTGGTTTCGTGAACGGCGGGTATATCAACCGGAACTATCCGAACACAGATCCTGCCTTTGAGGGTGGTGCTGCTGAGCCCACCTACGAGTTTTATCCAGCGAACGGAAGAAAGGCTGAGGTCATGCAATTCATGATAAAGACCTCTGGCTTGAATTCGTATGCCCACACCTTCATGATGCCGTCGGGAAAGATGTTCGTTCAAGCCAACGTCTCTACCA TGCTTTGGGATCCTCAGACGAACACGGAGACCGCTCTTCCTGAGATGCCTGGTGGAGTTGCCCGTGTGTACCCCGCCTCAGGTGCCGTAGCCATGCTTCCCCTTACCCCTGCCAATAACTACAACCCCACCATCTTGTTGTGTGGTGGGTCTGACATGCCAGATGACGCATGGGGTGATTACGGAAAGCCACAAATAGATACATGGAATTATCCTGCTTCTGCAGATTGCCAGCGTATCACTCCAGAGCCACTGGATGGTTCCGCCCCGAAGTACGAGCAAGACGATGATATGCTCGAGACCCGAACCATGGGCCAGTTTATCATTCTTCCCACTGGCCAGTTGTTGGTCGTTAACGGCGGCCTCAATGGTACTGCAGGGTACGCTGATCATACTGGTCAGACTGCTTTGTATGGTGACATGCCTTTCGGAATGTCCTTGGCTTCTGGACCTGTCGGTACACCTGCCCTCTACGATCCTAACGCCAAGGCCGGCCGTCGATGGACTAACACCGGGTTACAAACGTCCAACATTGCTCGTCTCTATCATTCCTCCGCGATACTTCTTCCCGATACTTCAGTTCTCATCGCTGGTTCCAATCCCAACGTTGATGTCAACCTGACCACACATTTCCCGACCGAATATCGAGCTGAGATTTTCTACCCTCCCTACTTCTCGGCCAGTACACGTCCTCAACCTTCCGGCATCCCTACAACCCTCACGTACGGAGGTGACTCGTTTGACGTAACTATCCCCGCAAGTTCTTATTCCGGCTCCTCGAATTCTGCCGCTGATAACACCCGTGTATCCGTCCTTCGTCCTGGGTGGACGACTCACGCGATGAACATGGGTCAGCGATACCTACAGCTGAACAACACTTACACAGTCAACAAGGACGGATCTTTAACCCTCCATGTATCTCAGATGCCTCCCAACGCCAACATCTTCCAGCCTGGACCAGCCTGGGTTTATGTCACCATCAATGGTATCCCTTCAAACGGCACGCTGGTACGGGTTGGATCCGGTAGAATCGAGACTCAACCTTTGCTATCTGTCTCCGCCTTACCTGGAAGCAAACGCCTTGACTCTGCTTCTGGCACTGCAGACAGTTCTACGACCGGTGGTAACGGCAAGAAGTCGGGAGGATCTTTGAGTACGGGGACGCTCATCGCTATCATCGTCGGTGGTGTCGTAGCGCTGGGCATCATTGGAGCCCTCGTTGGTATCTGTATATCTCGCCGAAGACGAGCCGCTGCACGTCAAGAACCCATCGCGACACCGTCGGCGACCCCGACCCCTTATTCTATGTCTGCTGCTACTGTATCGCCGGTCGGCCCTGCATCTGCCGGGTATGGAAACGATTACGGGCACGCAAACTCCGGATACGGTGGGCATCCATATGGTCAAACCCACGGACAGAATCATTATCAAGGACCTGTACCCAATGATTCTCAGGTGTACGTTCCTTATAAGCAAGACTATAACGGGAGTCAGCAATGGGACAGGAGTAACACGAGTTCGCCGAATCACTATAGTCAGTACAGAGACAATGGAATGAGTATGGAGGTGGATCCGTACACAACAGATCAAAGGATGAGTCCTTCACCTCACCCTCAACAGCCACATGGGGGGCGGTATCATTATTAG
- the ATG12 gene encoding Ubiquitin-like protein (BUSCO:EOG09265EKJ), giving the protein MAHVDEVTPERFVPSWVLQTTFESTEEALKALQVYKKKDAEKVIVRFKAVGNAPIMKDNFFKITASNRFQAVIQFLRKQLGYKATEPLHTYINLAFSPAPDDLVSNLFKSFATDNHLIVNYSTTAAWG; this is encoded by the exons ATGGCTCATGTTGATGAAGTGACGCCTGAACGTTTTGTACCGTCATGGGTATTGCAAACGACATTCGAGAGCACAGAAGAAGCTCTCAAAGCACTTCAGGTCTATAAGAAGAAGGATGCAGAAAAAG TCATCGTACGGTTCAAGGCAGTAGGAAATGCCCCAATCATGAAGGACAACTTCTTCAAGATTACTGCGTCCAACCGATTTCAAGCGGTCATTCAATTCTTGAGGAAACAGCTGGGCTATAAAGCCACGGAACCTCTT CATACCTATATCAACTTGGCGTTCTCTCCTGCACCAGATGACTTGGTATCCAACTTGTTCAAA TCTTTCGCGACCGATAACCATCTAATAGTGAATTACAG cacgaccGCTGCGTGGGGTTAA
- a CDS encoding uncharacterized protein (CAZy:AA5) has product MLSHVLQFSLWMGISTSAALAATPGSFEDGGNTQVSAMMMFVGNDEKVYISDKTESNAAQINGHPAWNSVWDINTRQAMIMNGRTNTFCAAGMHLPNGTWITFGGNKALGPGDTPASDGQGQFDDRFGVYDGRKAIRLLTPCKSSDDWNSVKCQWLDDASQLAMQKERWYPAAEPLADGTVAIIGGFTSGGYINRNFPNDDPATSHGGSEPTYEFYPSRGAAQLMNFMVKTSGLNSYAHTFMMPSGKMFVQANYSTILWEPETNVEHELPDMPGKIVRVYPASGGVAMLPLTPANNYTPTILFCGGSDMPDEAWGDFKWPMIDTWNHPASSDCQRITPEPLDGTAPVYVKDDNMLETRTMGQFVILPDGTLLIINGALNGTAGYAQQTGQTDSYSKMPFGMSLASGPVGRPAIYDPNAEGGKRWSNDGLSSSSIPRFYHSTAILLPDASVLIAGSNPNVDVNLTTAYPTEYRAEVFYPPYFSATVRPKPSGIPQTLTYGGLPFDITIPASSYSGSANDAASKTHVAVVRAGWTTHSMSFGQRYLQLNNTYTVNQDSSITLHTSQMPPNANIFQPGPAMVFVVVNGIPSNATFVIVGSGMIEKQPLLSVADLPASQNRDGASGSANGSQTGQGGGKNGAVTTSTSMTNVVLAGLVMMVVGSGW; this is encoded by the exons ATGTTGTCTCACGTCCTCCAATTCTCGCTATGGATGGGAATCTCAACATCAGCTGCCTTGGCTGCCACTCCAGGCTCTTTCGAAGATGGTGGAAATACACAAGTTAGTGCGATGATG ATGTTCGTTGGAAATGACGAAAAAGTGTACATATCGGACAAGACTGAAAGCAACGCCGCTCAGATTAATGGTCACCCAGCATGGAATTCAGTCTG GGATATCAACACTCGCCAGGCTATGATAATGAATGGCAGAACAAATACATTCTGTGCTGCAGGAATGCATCTTCCCAACGGAACTTGGATTACGTTTGGTGGTAACAAAGCCCTTGGTCCCGGCGACACCCCAGCCTCGGATGGCCAGGGCCAGTTCGATGATCGTTTTGGCGTTTACGATGGCAGAAAAGCTATTCGTCTCCTCACTCCCTGCAAGAGCTCGGACGATTGGAACTCGGTAAAATGTCAATGGTTGGATGATGCTTCTCAACTCGCCATGCAAAAGGAGCGTTGGTACCCTGCTGCTGAACCTCTCGCTGATGGTACAGTAGCTATCATCGGAGGATTTACTAGCGGTGGGTATATCAACCGGAACTTTCCCAATGATGACCCCGCGACATCCCACGGTGGTTCGGAACCAACCTATGAGTTCTACCCATCCAGAGGAGCTGCGCAACTAATGAACTTCATGGTCAAGACCTCTGGACTCAACTCCTACGCACACACTTTCATGATGCCCTCCGGAAAGATGTTTGTTCAAGCAAATTACTCGACCA TCCTCTGGGAACCTGAGACGAACGTCGAACATGAGCTTCCCGACATGCCAGGTAAAATAGTTCGCGTCTACCCTGCCTCAGGTGGTGTTGCTATGCTACCCCTCACTCCTGCCAACAACTACACCCCCACTATCTTGTTCTGTGGTGGTTCCGATATGCCTGACGAGGCTTGGGGTGACTTCAAGTGGCCCATGATCGACACCTGGAACCATCCCGCATCGAGTGACTGTCAACGTATCACTCCCGAACCTCTCGATGGAACCGCTCCGGTCTACGTGAAGGACGACAACATGCTTGAAACTCGTACAATGGGACAATTCGTCATCCTTCCTGACGGCACGTTGCTCATAATCAATGGAGCTCTCAACGGCACCGCTGGATACGCTCAACAAACTGGGCAAACCGATTCGTACTCTAAGATGCCCTTCGGAATGTCGTTGGCCTCTGGTCCCGTCGGTAGACCCGCCATTTACGACCCTAACGCCGAGGGCGGGAAGCGCTGGTCAAACGACGGTTTGTCCAGCTCCTCTATCCCCCGTTTCTACCACTCTACAGCGATTCTTCTTCCCGATGCCTCTGTGCTCATTGCTGGTTCCAATCCCAATGTCGATGTCAACCTCACCACCGCTTACCCCACCGAGTACAGAGCCGAGGTCTTCTATCCACCTTACTTCTCCGCCACCGTTCGCCCAAAACCATCCGGTATCCCACAAACCCTCACTTACGGAGGCCTGCCTTTCGACATCACCATCCCAGCCAGTTCATACTCTGGTTCTGCAAACGACGCCGCTTCCAAGACGCACGTTGCTGTCGTTCGTGCGGGATGGACCACTCACTCCATGTCCTTTGGCCAGAGGTACCTCCAGCTGAATAACACCTACACCGTCAATCAAGACAGCTCCATCACGCTCCACACCTCCCAGATGCCACCCAACGCAAACATCTTCCAACCCGGACCTGCAATGGTGTTCGTTGTTGTGAACGGTATTCCCAGTAACGCGACCTTCGTCATTGTTGGTTCAGGGATGATTGAAAAACAACCGCTACTCTCCGTGGCTGATTTACCAGCTAGCCAAAACCGTGATGGTGCCTCCGGTTCAGCAAACGGCTCACAGACTGGTCAGGGTGGCGGTAAGAACGGTGCCGTGACAACTTCAACGAGTATGACAAATGTTGTTTTGGCTGGCTTGGTAATGATGGTCGTTGGATCAGGCTGGTGA